In Mycteria americana isolate JAX WOST 10 ecotype Jacksonville Zoo and Gardens chromosome 5, USCA_MyAme_1.0, whole genome shotgun sequence, one DNA window encodes the following:
- the GLRX5 gene encoding glutaredoxin-related protein 5, mitochondrial, translating into MPLAVGADWRGVRLCGGDTPPRPFPLSANRLSALAGTGGARRGWQWARVAAGSMSGVVRAAWRWGAAAARGRAGRPLSQAAAGGAEGGGAEGGGGSGSREAVERLVRAHPVVVFMKGSPAQPLCGFSNAVVQILRLHGVEDYRAHDVLQDPDLRQGIKNYSNWPTIPQVYLNGEFVGGCDILLQMHQNGDLVEELKKLGIRSALLDAEKDQDKK; encoded by the exons ATGCCACTGGCTGTCGGCGCTGATTGGCGGGGAGTGCGCCTATGCGGAGGAGACACTCCCCCGCGGCCTTTCCCGCTCTCCGCCAATAGGCTCTCGGCGCTGGCTGGGaccggcggagcgcggcggggctggcagTGGGCGCGGGTGGCGGCGGGCAGCATGAGCGGCGTCGTGCGCGCGGCCTGGCGGTGGggtgccgccgccgcgcggggccgggccgggcggccgctgAGCCAGGCGGCCGCCGGGGGggccgagggcggcggggccgagggcggcggcggctcggggtCGCGGGAGGCGGTGGAGCGGCTGGTGCGGGCGCACCCGGTGGTGGTGTTCATGAAGGGCAGCCCGGCGCAGCCCCTCTGCGGCTTCAGCAACGCCGTCGTGCAGATCCTGCGCCTGCACGGCGTGGAGGACTACCGCGCCCACGACGTCCTACAGGACCCCGACCTCCGCCAAG gAATAAAAAACTACTCTAACTGGCCTACCATCCCACAAGTATACCTCAATGGTGAATTCGTTGGTGGCTGTGATATACTCCTCCAGATGCATCAGAATGGGGATCTCGTAGAAGAGCTGAAGAAGCTAGGAATCCGTTCAGCACTTCTGGATGCAGAAAAAGACCaagacaaaaagtaa